TGACGTAGCCGTCCACCTTCGCGAAGAGCGTGTCGTCCGAGCCGAGCCCGACGTTGAGCCCGGGCCGGAACCGCGTCCCGCGCTGGCGCACGAGGATCGAGCCGCCCGTCACGAACTGGCCCGCGAAGCGCTTCACGCCCAGCATCTGAGGGTTCGAATCCCGCCCGTTCCGCGAGCTGCCGACGCCTTTCTTGTGCGCCATGCCCTAGACCTCGATCTTCATGATGCGGACCGTCGTGGCCGCCTGGCGGTGCCCCCGGTGGCGGCGGTAGTTCTTGCGTCGCTTGAACTTCACGATGGACACCTTGCGGCCACGCCCCTGGCGCAGGACCTCGGCGGAGACCCGCGCGCCCTTGAGCGCCGTCGGCTCCGCGATGACCTGGCCGTCGCGCGTGACGAGGAGCACGGAGCGGAACTCGACCGTCGCGCCCCGGTCCCCGGGGAGCTTCTCCACCGAGATGACCTGGCCGGGCGCCACGCGATACTGCTTGCCGCCGGTTGCGATGACCGCTTCCATGGACCCTGGACCTTCCTAGAAGGGAGTTATGACGAGCACCTATGAGACCACACGGCGCCGCTCCGCGTCAACTCCGGCGGGGTCCGCGAGGCCGATCAGGCGGTCTTCATGTAGTCGGCGAGGCGCTTGCGCACGAAGAGGCGCGAGCGGTGGACACGCGACTTCACCGCCGGCAGGCTGATGCCGAGCGCCTCCGCGATGTCCGGGTTCGACAGGCCCTCGACGTCGTGGAGGACGAGCGCCGTCCGGTAGTCCGGCGGCAGCGTGTCGATCGCCTCCGTGAGGACCTCCCGCAGCTCGCCCTGGAGCGCCCGCTCATCCACGCGATTGGACCAGTCGTCCATCGGCTCGAAGTGGCGGCCGCCCGCGTCGAGCGCGGGCAGCACGTCGTCCAGCGCGACCTCCGCGGCCTTGGTCCGGCGGGAGCGCAGCTTCTGGTAGGCCGCGTTCGCGGCGATGCGGTAGAGCCAGCTCCCGAACGCGGACTCGCCCTTGAACGTGTGGATCTTGCGCGCCGCGGTCCAGAGCGCGTCCTGCGCCGCCTCCTCCGCGTCCTCGTTGGACCGGGTGATGCGGAGCGCCAGGCGGTAGACGCGATCGCCGAACCTGTCCACGAGATGCTCGGGCGCGGCGGGATCGTCACGGCGGAGCGCCTCCACGAGCCGCGCGTCCTCGTCCACCCGCTGCGCGTCCAGGGGCGTCACGTCCCGGGCTCGTAGAGGGCGAGGTAGCGCTTGAGCTCCTCCACGCACTGCTCCATGACCCCGATGTCCTTCGTCAGCTTCGTCAGGAGGATCGCGCCCTCGAGCGAGGCCACGAGGAAGTGGGCGACCGCGTCGGGCCGGCACGCCTCGCCGACGTCGCCGCGCCGGCGCGCTGCCTCGAGCGCGTCGTGGAGCCGCGCCTGCCACGCGGCGAACACGCGCGCCAGGCGCGTGCGGAAGCCCTCGTGCACGTCGGACAGTTCCGCCACGAGATTGCCGAGCGGACAGCCGCCCACGCAGTTGCGCTGGCGCTGCGCCTCGAGCACCCGGTCGAGGAAGCAGCGGATCTGAGTCAGGGGCCGCGCGGCGGGGTCCGAGAAGCACGGCTCGAGCGTGCGCTCGAGGAAGGAGGCGACGATCTCGTCGAGGATCGCGTAGCCGAGGTCTTCCTTGCTCTTGAAGTGGTAGTAGAAGTTCCCCTTGCCGACGCCGCTCTCGCGCAGGATGTCGTCGAGCGTGGTGTGGTTG
This is a stretch of genomic DNA from Candidatus Methylomirabilota bacterium. It encodes these proteins:
- the rpmA gene encoding 50S ribosomal protein L27: MAHKKGVGSSRNGRDSNPQMLGVKRFAGQFVTGGSILVRQRGTRFRPGLNVGLGSDDTLFAKVDGYV
- the rplU gene encoding 50S ribosomal protein L21, which encodes MEAVIATGGKQYRVAPGQVISVEKLPGDRGATVEFRSVLLVTRDGQVIAEPTALKGARVSAEVLRQGRGRKVSIVKFKRRKNYRRHRGHRQAATTVRIMKIEV
- a CDS encoding sigma-70 family RNA polymerase sigma factor; its protein translation is MTPLDAQRVDEDARLVEALRRDDPAAPEHLVDRFGDRVYRLALRITRSNEDAEEAAQDALWTAARKIHTFKGESAFGSWLYRIAANAAYQKLRSRRTKAAEVALDDVLPALDAGGRHFEPMDDWSNRVDERALQGELREVLTEAIDTLPPDYRTALVLHDVEGLSNPDIAEALGISLPAVKSRVHRSRLFVRKRLADYMKTA
- a CDS encoding TetR family transcriptional regulator C-terminal domain-containing protein, which translates into the protein MTTTKTSDQGTKTKEGRSTREVILAAATRLIHVHGYNHTTLDDILRESGVGKGNFYYHFKSKEDLGYAILDEIVASFLERTLEPCFSDPAARPLTQIRCFLDRVLEAQRQRNCVGGCPLGNLVAELSDVHEGFRTRLARVFAAWQARLHDALEAARRRGDVGEACRPDAVAHFLVASLEGAILLTKLTKDIGVMEQCVEELKRYLALYEPGT